One segment of Nitrospirota bacterium DNA contains the following:
- the panD gene encoding aspartate 1-decarboxylase, translated as MFRLMLRSKIHRAAVTDANLEYEGSLTVDPVLLETAGILPYEQVSVSNLNNGERFETYVIPGKRGSGEMVLNGPTARKGVKGDKIIVFCYEYFNEDELKTYQPKIVLVDENNRVREK; from the coding sequence ATGTTCAGACTGATGCTTCGATCCAAGATCCACCGGGCAGCCGTGACGGACGCGAACCTCGAGTATGAGGGGAGCCTGACCGTCGATCCCGTGCTGCTGGAAACGGCCGGCATTCTCCCGTATGAACAGGTGAGCGTCTCGAACCTGAACAACGGAGAACGGTTCGAAACCTACGTGATCCCCGGGAAGCGCGGGTCCGGCGAGATGGTCCTGAACGGCCCGACGGCACGGAAAGGCGTGAAGGGAGACAAGATCATCGTCTTCTGCTACGAATATTTCAACGAGGACGAACTCAAGACCTATCAGCCGAAGATCGTCCTGGTGGACGAGAACAACCGGGTGAGGGAGAAATAA
- a CDS encoding M20/M25/M40 family metallo-hydrolase, protein MKNEQLSAALEHFAKNKSEHVKDLIDLVRIPSISFPGYDPAPLVQGAEAVARLLSRNGLTDVRVLPAGTGHPSVLGQWTEQKGKATILLYAHYDVQPIGREPLWKSGAFLPEVRNGRLYGRGSSDDKGGVVMHAAAIGSFLRSTRSLPLNVKVLVEGEEEVGSTNLEMLLKKHGDLLAADVVLIADSENFDSGVPSLTASLRGIVTVNVEVRSLESSVHSGTWGGPLPDPVLALARMLASLVDDEGRPAIPGLMDRVRPLSSAEQSDLAALPFDERLYRKQSRMLDTAKLVGGAGTVYEKMWHRPSITVNVIEASSRKQASNIVNDSVYARIGIRTVPDMDPSETLEQLKGHLLHHAPWGVQVSIEPETPSRWWYSDTKGDVFEAALNALERGYGRKPAVVGAGGSIPFVQTITDALGGVPALLFGVGDPYSAAHSENESLLLSDWEKGCMSLIHLFSGLADLKR, encoded by the coding sequence ATGAAGAACGAACAACTGAGCGCGGCCCTCGAACACTTCGCAAAGAATAAATCGGAACATGTGAAGGACCTGATCGACCTTGTCCGCATTCCGAGCATCAGTTTTCCCGGCTATGACCCCGCGCCGCTCGTCCAGGGCGCCGAAGCGGTTGCGCGGCTCCTCTCCAGGAACGGCCTCACTGACGTACGCGTTCTCCCCGCAGGAACAGGTCATCCCTCGGTGCTCGGCCAATGGACGGAACAGAAGGGCAAGGCCACGATCCTGCTGTACGCCCATTACGATGTCCAGCCGATCGGCCGGGAACCGCTCTGGAAGTCGGGCGCTTTTCTGCCCGAAGTGCGGAACGGCCGACTCTATGGCAGGGGCTCGTCGGATGACAAGGGAGGCGTGGTCATGCATGCCGCGGCCATCGGCTCCTTTCTCCGGTCAACGCGCTCCCTGCCCCTGAATGTCAAGGTGCTTGTCGAAGGCGAGGAAGAGGTCGGCTCCACGAATCTCGAGATGCTGCTCAAAAAGCATGGTGATCTCCTTGCCGCGGACGTCGTGCTGATCGCGGACAGTGAGAATTTCGACAGCGGCGTGCCGTCGCTCACCGCCTCCCTGCGGGGCATTGTCACCGTGAACGTGGAGGTCCGCTCGCTGGAATCGAGCGTCCATTCAGGCACCTGGGGAGGTCCGCTTCCGGACCCCGTTCTCGCCCTCGCCAGGATGCTCGCAAGCCTCGTGGACGACGAGGGACGGCCGGCTATCCCGGGTCTGATGGACAGGGTACGCCCGCTCTCGAGCGCTGAGCAATCTGACCTCGCTGCGCTCCCCTTTGATGAACGCCTGTACCGGAAGCAATCGAGAATGCTCGATACTGCGAAGCTCGTCGGCGGAGCAGGAACCGTGTATGAGAAGATGTGGCATCGCCCGTCCATCACCGTCAACGTGATCGAAGCAAGCAGCAGGAAGCAGGCCTCGAACATCGTGAATGACAGCGTCTATGCCCGCATCGGCATCAGGACCGTCCCCGACATGGACCCCTCTGAAACGCTCGAGCAGTTGAAGGGCCATCTGCTCCACCACGCGCCCTGGGGGGTGCAGGTCAGCATCGAGCCTGAAACGCCTTCGCGCTGGTGGTACTCCGATACGAAGGGCGATGTATTCGAGGCCGCGCTCAACGCGCTGGAGCGGGGTTATGGCAGAAAGCCGGCCGTCGTGGGAGCGGGAGGGTCCATTCCCTTTGTGCAGACCATTACGGACGCCCTCGGGGGGGTGCCCGCGCTTCTCTTCGGCGTCGGTGACCCGTACAGTGCGGCTCATTCCGAGAATGAGAGCCTGCTGCTCTCGGACTGGGAAAAGGGCTGCATGAGCCTGATCCATCTCTTTTCCGGCCTGGCGGATCTCAAGCGCTGA
- a CDS encoding DEAD/DEAH box helicase has protein sequence MPFSHLQLVAPILKAITQCGYPAPTPIQDQAIPRALEGRDLIASAQTGTGKTAAFVLPALQRLAVPSTAAGRSKGPRVLVLTPTRELANQVTAAVQTYGKFMKIRSGAILGGMPYFEQQRLLSQPVDLIVATPGRLIDHLERGRINFSRLELLVLDEADRMLDMGFSEAVETIAAATPSSRQTLLFTATWDNSMAKLAQRLLKDPVRIEIAGKKTTLESIEQRLHAVDDMQHKNRLLKHLIADSAMTRAIIFSGTKQNADQLARELSDQGHSVEALHGDMSQNARNRAIMRMRQGRIRLLVATDVAARGIDVAGISHVVNFDLPKNAEDYVHRIGRTGRAGATGIAVSFVSGRELDSLNRIERYIGQTLPRHVVPGLEPRYALRAPSPRNSSSRPGPKTFGGARKSNAYSKARGFSGGMPSRNSGFDRDRMRQDRRDNR, from the coding sequence ATGCCATTTTCACATCTGCAGCTCGTTGCACCGATCCTCAAAGCCATAACCCAGTGCGGCTATCCCGCGCCCACGCCCATCCAGGACCAGGCAATTCCCAGGGCGCTCGAAGGCCGTGACCTGATCGCCTCTGCCCAGACGGGCACCGGCAAGACCGCGGCGTTCGTACTTCCTGCGCTTCAGCGCCTCGCCGTGCCGTCAACAGCAGCAGGCCGGTCCAAAGGCCCGCGCGTGCTCGTGCTCACGCCGACGCGGGAACTGGCCAACCAGGTGACCGCCGCGGTCCAGACTTACGGGAAGTTCATGAAGATCCGGAGCGGCGCCATCCTCGGCGGCATGCCCTATTTCGAACAGCAGCGGCTCCTGTCGCAGCCCGTGGACCTGATCGTGGCGACGCCCGGCAGGCTGATTGACCACCTGGAACGGGGCCGCATCAATTTTTCGCGTCTCGAACTGCTCGTCCTCGACGAGGCCGACCGCATGCTCGACATGGGTTTCAGCGAGGCCGTCGAGACCATCGCAGCGGCCACGCCGTCCTCGCGACAGACGCTTCTCTTCACCGCGACGTGGGACAATTCGATGGCAAAGCTTGCCCAGCGCCTGCTGAAGGACCCCGTCCGCATCGAGATCGCGGGAAAAAAGACCACCCTCGAATCGATCGAACAGCGCCTCCATGCCGTCGATGACATGCAGCACAAGAACCGGCTGCTGAAGCACCTTATTGCCGACAGCGCCATGACGCGGGCGATCATTTTTTCGGGAACCAAGCAGAACGCAGACCAGCTTGCCCGGGAACTGTCCGATCAGGGCCACAGCGTCGAGGCGCTCCATGGCGATATGAGCCAGAATGCCCGGAACCGCGCCATCATGAGGATGCGCCAGGGAAGGATCCGGCTGCTCGTGGCGACCGATGTCGCCGCGCGGGGAATCGACGTGGCCGGCATCTCCCATGTCGTCAACTTTGACCTCCCGAAAAATGCCGAGGATTACGTTCACCGCATCGGCCGCACCGGCCGGGCCGGCGCCACGGGCATAGCCGTCTCCTTTGTCTCGGGCAGGGAACTGGATTCCCTGAACCGGATCGAGCGTTACATAGGCCAGACCCTTCCACGCCACGTGGTCCCGGGTCTTGAGCCGCGGTATGCGCTTCGCGCCCCGAGCCCGAGGAACAGCTCCTCGCGTCCCGGGCCGAAGACGTTCGGCGGCGCCCGAAAAAGCAATGCCTATTCGAAAGCCCGCGGATTCTCAGGCGGCATGCCCTCCCGTAACAGCGGCTTTGATCGCGACAGGATGAGACAGGATAGAAGAGACAATCGCTGA
- a CDS encoding SurA N-terminal domain-containing protein has product MLEQMHRHMKWIMWTIVVLITVTFLFFGIYPSSVSGRTVAKVNGYVIGSDDVNRVYQNMVENYRRILKDQFNEGFSQVLRKQALQELIQTRLLVQEAERMGMKVSDSEIQSYIMQIPAFTNQQGKFDQRNYEYALRNINMTPAVFEASQREYLLRMKLERLVEDAVAVTDSEVSSAYAAKNPKAKKGDFEKNREAFGQTYLAEKKREALNAFVKGLMGKASISVNERSMGS; this is encoded by the coding sequence ATGCTTGAGCAAATGCACAGACACATGAAATGGATCATGTGGACGATCGTTGTCCTCATCACGGTCACGTTCCTGTTCTTCGGGATCTACCCATCGTCAGTCAGCGGCAGGACGGTGGCCAAGGTGAACGGCTATGTGATCGGATCCGACGACGTGAACCGCGTCTACCAGAACATGGTCGAGAATTACCGCAGGATCCTGAAGGACCAGTTCAATGAGGGCTTTTCCCAGGTGCTCAGAAAACAGGCCCTGCAGGAGCTGATCCAGACCAGGCTGCTCGTGCAGGAGGCGGAGCGCATGGGGATGAAGGTAAGCGACAGCGAGATCCAATCCTACATCATGCAGATCCCAGCGTTCACGAACCAGCAGGGGAAGTTCGACCAGCGGAATTACGAGTACGCGCTCAGGAACATCAATATGACGCCTGCCGTATTCGAGGCGAGCCAGCGTGAATATCTCCTTCGCATGAAGCTGGAGCGGCTGGTCGAAGACGCGGTCGCCGTGACGGACAGTGAGGTGAGCTCGGCCTATGCCGCAAAGAACCCCAAGGCGAAGAAGGGCGATTTCGAGAAGAACAGGGAAGCGTTCGGTCAGACGTACTTAGCGGAAAAGAAGCGTGAGGCGTTGAACGCCTTCGTCAAGGGCCTGATGGGCAAGGCGTCCATCAGCGTAAACGAACGGTCCATGGGGTCGTAA
- a CDS encoding pitrilysin family protein, which produces MRKARFCFPLVVVLCLLLASMPAQAGAQTDVLRATLENGLRVVIVPNRLAPVVATEVNYLVGSDEAPEGFPGMAHAQEHMLFRGSPGLSAEQLVNIMALMGGDFNADTQQNVTQYFLTVPKDDLDVALNVEAVRMRGVLDSEELWAQERGAIEQEVAQDLSNPEYVFSMRLLENMFANTPYAHDALGTRPSFERTTGAMLKAFHDTWYAPNNAILIVAGDVDPAKTLDKVKELFGPIPSRTVPPRPDIHLQTLRPASINLDTDLPYGLAVVAFRLPGFDSPDHAAGEILADVLDSQRGYLYSLVTEGKALFTGFDGGALPKAAYGYATAAFPPGGDGSALIATIKNIIAGYVKNGVPADIVEASKRHEITDAEFQSNSISGLASVWSQALAVEGRSSPEDDIEAIKKVSVEDVNRVLREYLVNDTAITAILTPRPSGIPVSSGGFGGKESFAPKEASLASLPAWAKGVESLPSIPASNVKPALFTLSNGISLIVQPENVSPTVTVMGQIKNKPELEEPAGKEGVAEVLASLFSYGTTSLDRIALQKAQDDIGANISAGTSFSLKVLSDRFDRGMELLADNLLHPALPEAAFAVVRQEKMSSLQGRLKSPAYLSQRTLREGLYPVKDPSLRQALPETVGGLTLTDVRTYYEKAFRPDLTTIVIIGRITPAQARAAVEKYFGAWRSQGRKPATDLPPVPSNRPSAATVPDASRVQDQVTLAETIGITRSHPDYYKLMLGNHVLSGAFYASRLYHDLREQAGLVYTVESFLDADKTRSLFGVFFACDPPNVDKARAMIERNLRKMQTDPVTEAELRRAKILLIKQLPLSEASMDSIAGGMLSRSQEDLPLDEPVRAAAQYLKFTDKEVQKAFAQWIRPAGFVQVTMGSNPVK; this is translated from the coding sequence ATGAGAAAAGCTCGGTTCTGTTTCCCCCTCGTCGTAGTTCTGTGCCTGCTGCTGGCGTCTATGCCTGCGCAGGCAGGAGCGCAGACGGACGTTCTGCGTGCAACGCTGGAGAATGGCCTTCGGGTGGTAATTGTGCCGAACAGGCTGGCGCCGGTGGTCGCCACGGAAGTGAATTATCTCGTGGGTTCCGATGAAGCGCCGGAAGGCTTCCCCGGTATGGCCCACGCCCAGGAGCACATGCTGTTCCGCGGCAGCCCCGGGCTGTCCGCAGAACAGCTCGTGAACATCATGGCCCTGATGGGCGGTGATTTCAACGCCGATACGCAGCAAAATGTGACCCAGTATTTCCTTACGGTGCCGAAGGATGATCTTGACGTCGCGCTGAACGTGGAAGCGGTGCGCATGCGTGGCGTCCTCGACTCTGAAGAGCTTTGGGCGCAGGAGCGAGGCGCGATCGAACAGGAGGTGGCACAGGACCTTTCGAATCCCGAGTATGTCTTTTCCATGAGGCTTCTCGAGAATATGTTCGCCAATACGCCCTATGCCCACGACGCCCTGGGCACGCGACCCTCGTTCGAAAGGACGACAGGCGCGATGCTCAAGGCGTTCCACGATACCTGGTACGCACCGAACAATGCCATCCTCATCGTCGCGGGGGATGTCGACCCGGCGAAGACCCTGGATAAGGTGAAAGAGCTGTTTGGACCAATCCCCTCCCGGACCGTGCCTCCCCGGCCGGACATTCATCTTCAGACGCTCAGGCCGGCTTCGATCAATCTCGATACCGACCTTCCTTACGGCCTAGCCGTCGTAGCGTTTCGCCTGCCCGGCTTTGACAGCCCCGACCACGCCGCCGGGGAGATCCTTGCTGATGTTCTGGACAGCCAGCGGGGGTACCTCTATTCACTGGTTACCGAAGGGAAGGCCCTCTTCACGGGGTTTGATGGAGGGGCGCTTCCGAAGGCTGCTTACGGTTATGCCACGGCCGCGTTCCCTCCGGGCGGGGACGGCTCCGCCCTCATAGCCACGATCAAGAACATCATCGCCGGATACGTGAAGAACGGCGTACCGGCCGACATTGTTGAAGCCTCCAAGCGCCACGAAATCACGGACGCTGAATTTCAGTCCAATTCCATCTCCGGGCTCGCCTCGGTTTGGTCGCAGGCGCTGGCTGTCGAAGGCCGCTCCTCTCCGGAGGACGACATTGAGGCTATCAAAAAAGTGTCTGTCGAAGATGTGAACCGCGTTCTGAGGGAATACCTCGTGAACGACACGGCGATCACGGCCATTCTCACGCCGCGACCTTCGGGGATCCCCGTATCATCGGGCGGGTTTGGAGGCAAGGAGTCCTTTGCCCCGAAAGAAGCCTCGCTCGCGAGCCTTCCCGCGTGGGCGAAAGGGGTAGAATCATTGCCCTCCATTCCGGCGTCAAACGTCAAACCCGCGCTCTTTACGCTGTCCAACGGCATCAGCCTCATCGTTCAACCGGAAAATGTGAGCCCGACGGTAACGGTCATGGGACAGATCAAGAACAAGCCGGAGCTTGAAGAACCCGCGGGAAAGGAAGGTGTTGCCGAGGTCCTGGCAAGCCTCTTCTCCTACGGCACGACATCCCTCGACCGGATCGCGCTCCAGAAGGCGCAGGACGATATCGGGGCAAACATCTCCGCTGGCACGAGCTTTTCGCTCAAGGTTCTCTCCGATCGGTTCGACCGGGGCATGGAACTGCTCGCCGACAACCTGCTGCACCCTGCGCTTCCCGAGGCCGCCTTCGCGGTCGTGCGCCAGGAAAAAATGAGCTCGCTCCAGGGCCGTTTGAAGAGCCCTGCCTATCTTTCACAGCGAACTCTCCGCGAAGGCCTCTATCCCGTGAAAGATCCGTCGCTCCGGCAGGCCCTGCCCGAAACGGTCGGCGGGCTGACGTTGACGGATGTCAGGACTTATTATGAGAAGGCGTTTCGTCCTGACCTGACGACCATCGTGATCATAGGCCGCATAACGCCTGCACAGGCCAGGGCTGCGGTTGAAAAATATTTCGGCGCGTGGCGTTCTCAAGGCCGGAAGCCCGCAACCGATCTGCCGCCGGTGCCCTCCAACAGGCCTTCTGCCGCCACGGTGCCTGATGCGAGCAGGGTACAGGACCAGGTAACGCTTGCCGAAACGATCGGCATCACCCGCTCCCATCCCGACTATTACAAGCTTATGCTCGGCAATCACGTTTTGTCCGGCGCGTTCTATGCTTCACGGCTGTACCACGACCTGCGGGAGCAGGCCGGTCTGGTCTACACGGTGGAGTCTTTTCTCGATGCGGACAAAACACGCTCGCTTTTCGGCGTATTCTTTGCCTGCGATCCCCCGAATGTCGACAAGGCACGGGCCATGATCGAGCGGAACCTCCGTAAAATGCAGACAGACCCGGTAACGGAAGCTGAATTGCGGCGGGCCAAGATCTTACTGATAAAACAGCTGCCCCTCTCGGAAGCCAGCATGGACAGCATCGCCGGGGGAATGCTTTCCCGTTCCCAGGAAGACCTGCCGCTCGACGAGCCGGTCCGCGCGGCCGCGCAGTATCTGAAATTTACCGATAAAGAGGTGCAAAAAGCCTTTGCCCAATGGATCCGGCCGGCGGGATTTGTGCAAGTCACCATGGGGTCGAACCCGGTAAAGTAA
- the gatC gene encoding Asp-tRNA(Asn)/Glu-tRNA(Gln) amidotransferase subunit GatC: protein MKITKKEVEHVAKLARLELSEQARDLFTDQLSNILTYVEQLNEIDTKGVEPTSHVLDISNVMREDVPVESLPQEKALENAPDKASGHYRVPKIIE from the coding sequence ATGAAAATCACAAAAAAGGAAGTGGAGCACGTTGCCAAGCTTGCCAGGCTTGAGCTTTCGGAGCAGGCCAGGGACCTCTTCACGGACCAGCTCTCGAACATCCTGACCTATGTGGAACAGCTGAACGAGATTGACACGAAGGGCGTTGAGCCGACGTCGCATGTGCTGGACATAAGCAACGTCATGCGCGAAGACGTGCCCGTCGAGAGTCTTCCCCAGGAAAAGGCGCTGGAGAACGCGCCGGACAAGGCCTCGGGGCACTACCGCGTGCCGAAGATAATCGAGTAG
- a CDS encoding RNA-binding protein → MAKKLYVGNLSYSTTEEDLREAFSKIGEVSSVKLIVDPTNGRSKGFGFVEMGSDDDGDKAITALNGTSLMERTITVNEARPQRERSGGGGGYGGGGGGGRDRRGGSGGGFGGGRNKNWR, encoded by the coding sequence ATGGCCAAGAAGCTTTATGTAGGAAATTTGTCGTACAGCACGACGGAAGAGGATCTGCGAGAAGCCTTCTCCAAGATCGGCGAAGTTTCGTCGGTCAAGCTCATCGTAGACCCGACAAACGGCAGGTCAAAAGGGTTCGGTTTCGTCGAAATGGGTTCCGATGATGACGGTGACAAGGCAATTACCGCCCTGAACGGCACTTCGTTGATGGAACGGACGATCACGGTAAATGAAGCGAGACCCCAGCGTGAGCGAAGCGGCGGGGGTGGCGGCTACGGTGGTGGTGGAGGCGGCGGCAGAGACCGGCGGGGCGGCAGCGGAGGCGGCTTCGGCGGGGGACGGAACAAGAACTGGAGGTAA
- a CDS encoding PilZ domain-containing protein, producing MSEKKSVLIICRTPAGQMYLGVLLKRIWYSPILAKTAEEGVRLAQNTRFSLIIYDGDVTGLEQRASIMLLRSDAAVKDLPLVVFLTSENTPADDSLLSLGCTAVLTKPLDLSIVYGVLGRLTGEQRHAPRIPAKFIVEIREGTPEARLMCVDLSEGGLYLRSHESLPEGAVIHVRFTLPRDTVVMELTARVARVIPLGTQIDAEPGIGLEFVDAPEDSRLRIRNFVQWEMTGDLEWKADI from the coding sequence ATGTCCGAAAAAAAATCCGTCCTGATCATCTGCCGCACGCCGGCAGGCCAGATGTACCTCGGCGTCCTGCTGAAGCGCATCTGGTACTCGCCGATCCTCGCGAAAACCGCTGAAGAAGGCGTGCGCCTGGCGCAGAATACCCGCTTTTCGCTGATCATTTATGACGGAGACGTCACCGGCCTGGAGCAGCGGGCTTCGATCATGCTCTTGAGGAGCGATGCCGCGGTGAAGGATCTGCCGCTCGTCGTATTCCTGACGAGCGAGAACACACCGGCCGACGATTCGCTCCTGTCGCTCGGCTGCACGGCGGTCCTCACCAAGCCGCTCGACCTGTCCATCGTCTACGGCGTCCTCGGCCGTCTGACCGGCGAACAGCGCCACGCGCCGCGCATCCCCGCAAAGTTCATCGTGGAGATCAGGGAGGGAACCCCTGAAGCGCGACTGATGTGTGTCGACCTTTCCGAGGGCGGTCTCTATCTGCGGTCGCACGAAAGCCTGCCGGAAGGTGCGGTGATCCATGTCCGTTTCACCCTGCCCCGCGATACCGTGGTCATGGAACTGACCGCCCGGGTCGCCCGGGTGATCCCTCTTGGAACGCAGATCGATGCCGAGCCGGGTATCGGTCTCGAATTCGTGGACGCTCCGGAAGATTCCAGGCTCAGGATCCGGAACTTCGTGCAATGGGAAATGACGGGGGATCTGGAGTGGAAGGCGGATATCTGA
- the gatB gene encoding Asp-tRNA(Asn)/Glu-tRNA(Gln) amidotransferase subunit GatB, with protein MKGTAMKYEAVIGLEVHAQLQTRTKIFCGCETRFGEEANTRTCPVCIGMPGVLPVLNRKALEYIVKTGLAMDCTISAFSRFARKNYFYPDLPKGYQISQYELPVCGRGHVEIVVDGQVRRIGITRIHLEEDAGKNLHQAEGGASLVDLNRAGTPLMEIVSEPDIRTPEEASEYLKKLRSILRYIEVSDADMEKGNFRCDANVSIRPAGSHEFGTRAEIKNVNSFKFVQKAIEYEIKRQAQVLDEGGRVVQETRLYDSAKGVTFSMRSKEEAHDYRYFPEPDLVPVVIAKELIEEIRASIPELPDAKRGRFVKDYGLPEYDAYMLTQSRALAGYFEEAVKLTNQPKVVSNWMMGELMRLLNADGREIEDCPIRPERLAGLIKLIIDGVISTKIAKTVFEEMYRSGKDAEAVVREQGLVQVSDTGEIEKIIDEVIKANPGQAADYRAGKEKLFGFFVGQVMKASKGKANPDMVNQLLKNKLSG; from the coding sequence TTGAAAGGAACAGCTATGAAATATGAGGCAGTGATCGGGCTTGAGGTTCACGCTCAGCTCCAGACCAGGACGAAGATCTTCTGCGGGTGCGAGACGCGGTTCGGCGAGGAAGCGAACACGAGGACCTGCCCGGTGTGCATCGGCATGCCCGGCGTGCTGCCGGTCCTGAACCGGAAAGCCCTCGAGTACATCGTCAAGACCGGCCTGGCCATGGACTGCACGATCAGCGCGTTCAGCCGCTTCGCGCGCAAGAACTATTTCTACCCCGATCTTCCGAAGGGCTACCAGATCTCGCAGTATGAGCTGCCCGTCTGCGGCCGGGGCCATGTCGAGATCGTGGTCGACGGACAGGTCAGGCGCATCGGCATCACGCGCATACACCTCGAAGAGGACGCGGGCAAGAACCTGCACCAGGCCGAGGGCGGGGCGAGCCTCGTGGACCTGAACCGGGCCGGCACGCCGCTGATGGAGATCGTGTCAGAGCCGGACATCCGGACGCCCGAGGAGGCATCGGAATACCTGAAGAAACTGCGCTCGATCCTGCGCTACATCGAGGTGTCCGACGCGGACATGGAAAAGGGAAACTTCCGCTGCGACGCCAATGTCTCGATCCGGCCCGCCGGCTCCCATGAGTTCGGCACCCGGGCGGAGATCAAGAACGTGAACTCCTTCAAGTTCGTTCAGAAGGCGATCGAGTACGAGATCAAGCGGCAGGCCCAGGTTCTGGATGAGGGCGGACGGGTGGTCCAGGAGACGCGTCTCTACGATTCGGCAAAGGGAGTGACCTTCTCGATGCGAAGCAAGGAGGAGGCGCACGACTACCGCTATTTCCCGGAGCCCGACCTCGTCCCGGTGGTCATCGCGAAGGAACTGATCGAGGAGATCCGGGCGTCGATTCCCGAACTGCCCGATGCCAAGCGCGGCCGTTTCGTGAAGGACTACGGCCTTCCCGAGTACGACGCTTACATGCTGACCCAGAGCCGCGCCCTGGCCGGCTACTTCGAGGAAGCCGTGAAGCTCACGAACCAGCCCAAGGTGGTGTCCAACTGGATGATGGGTGAGCTGATGCGGCTGCTGAATGCCGATGGCAGGGAGATCGAGGACTGCCCCATCAGGCCCGAACGGCTCGCCGGTCTGATCAAACTGATCATCGACGGCGTGATCAGCACCAAGATCGCAAAGACCGTGTTCGAGGAGATGTACCGGTCCGGCAAGGACGCGGAGGCGGTCGTCAGGGAACAGGGACTGGTACAGGTATCGGACACCGGCGAGATCGAGAAGATCATCGATGAAGTGATCAAGGCCAACCCCGGCCAGGCGGCTGACTACCGCGCCGGCAAGGAGAAGCTGTTCGGATTCTTCGTGGGGCAGGTCATGAAAGCCAGCAAGGGCAAGGCGAACCCGGACATGGTGAACCAGCTGCTCAAGAATAAATTGAGCGGGTAA
- the gatA gene encoding Asp-tRNA(Asn)/Glu-tRNA(Gln) amidotransferase subunit GatA — MELCQRTIHELHEMLKKGETTSAAITESVLSRIASVDDRVKAYITVTAEEARAHAAAADKRMKAGVVASPLQGIPIAVKDNMCTAGIKTTCASKILGNFVPPYDATVVARLKEAGAVLCGKPNMDEFAMGSSTENSGFFITKNPWDLARIPGGSSGGSAAATAADECIGSLGSDTGGSIRQPAACCGVVGLKPTYGRVSRYGLVAFASSLDQIGPITKDVSDTAILMNVIAGHDPKDSTSADIAKPDFTKALKRDVKGLKVGLPREYFIDGMDPEVERAVRQAVKTLESLGAAIVDVSLPNTRYAVATYYILATSEASSNLARYDGVKYGYRAASPKDLLDMYKRSRDEGFGPEVKRRIMLGTYALSAGYYDAYYKKGQQVRTLIKHDFDEAFKTVDVIATPTAPTAAFKIGEKSADPLQMYLSDIFTISVNLAGIPGISIPCGFTSANLPIGLQILGKHFDEESVIHTAYAYEQATEWHRRKPKL; from the coding sequence ATGGAGCTTTGCCAGCGCACGATCCATGAGCTGCACGAGATGCTGAAGAAGGGAGAGACGACATCGGCTGCCATCACCGAGTCGGTCCTGAGCAGAATAGCTTCCGTTGATGACAGGGTCAAGGCCTATATCACGGTGACGGCTGAAGAAGCCCGCGCCCATGCGGCGGCCGCGGATAAGCGGATGAAAGCCGGAGTCGTGGCATCGCCGCTCCAGGGCATCCCGATCGCGGTCAAGGACAACATGTGCACGGCGGGGATCAAGACCACGTGCGCCTCGAAGATCCTCGGCAATTTCGTTCCGCCCTACGACGCAACCGTCGTCGCCCGGTTGAAAGAAGCGGGAGCCGTCCTGTGCGGCAAGCCGAACATGGACGAGTTCGCCATGGGATCCTCCACGGAGAACTCTGGCTTTTTTATCACGAAGAACCCCTGGGACCTCGCGAGGATCCCGGGAGGGTCGAGCGGCGGCTCGGCTGCCGCTACGGCCGCTGATGAGTGCATCGGCTCGCTGGGGTCTGATACGGGAGGCTCGATCAGGCAGCCTGCTGCATGCTGCGGCGTGGTCGGCCTGAAGCCTACGTACGGCCGAGTTTCGCGCTATGGTCTGGTGGCCTTCGCTTCATCTTTGGACCAGATCGGCCCGATCACCAAGGACGTCAGTGACACGGCGATCCTCATGAACGTCATTGCCGGCCATGATCCGAAGGATTCCACCTCGGCCGATATCGCGAAGCCGGACTTCACAAAGGCGCTCAAGAGGGACGTGAAAGGCCTGAAGGTGGGGCTCCCCCGGGAGTATTTCATCGACGGCATGGACCCGGAGGTCGAGCGCGCGGTGCGGCAGGCGGTCAAGACCCTGGAAAGCCTGGGCGCCGCGATTGTTGATGTGTCGCTGCCGAACACCCGGTACGCCGTGGCAACCTATTATATCCTCGCTACCTCCGAGGCGAGCTCGAACCTCGCGCGGTATGACGGGGTGAAGTACGGCTATCGCGCCGCATCGCCCAAAGACCTCCTTGATATGTACAAGAGGAGCCGCGACGAGGGGTTTGGGCCAGAGGTGAAGCGCAGGATCATGCTCGGGACGTATGCACTGTCAGCCGGTTACTACGACGCCTATTACAAGAAAGGCCAGCAGGTGCGAACGCTGATCAAGCACGATTTCGATGAGGCGTTCAAGACCGTCGATGTCATCGCGACGCCGACCGCGCCTACCGCGGCGTTCAAGATCGGGGAGAAGTCGGCAGATCCTCTCCAGATGTACCTGTCCGACATCTTCACGATCAGCGTGAACCTGGCCGGCATACCAGGCATCTCGATCCCCTGCGGTTTCACTTCGGCGAACCTCCCTATCGGTCTCCAGATCCTGGGGAAGCATTTCGATGAGGAATCAGTCATCCACACGGCCTACGCCTACGAGCAGGCCACGGAGTGGCACAGGAGAAAGCCGAAGCTGTGA